In Brachyhypopomus gauderio isolate BG-103 unplaced genomic scaffold, BGAUD_0.2 sc97, whole genome shotgun sequence, the following are encoded in one genomic region:
- the LOC143496608 gene encoding E3 ubiquitin-protein ligase TRIM39-like gives MAATNILSEEEFSCPVCCDIFRDPVILSCSHSVCKTCLQQFWETKGSQECPVCRRRSSRDYPPCNRALKNLCEAFLTSRSQRSSAGSEVLCSLHNEKLKVFCLEDQQPVCVVCQISKAHKTHNCCPVEEAVCDFKNKLKTSLESLQQHLKVLEEDKQVCEKTAAHIKYQAQHTERQIKEEFEKIHQFLRDEEAARIAALKEEEEQKSHMMRRKIEEMSGEIASLSDQIRNTEKDMEAENILFLLNVSSTLKQVHHTPKEHEKVSGAPINVAKHHSNLKFRVWERMQKILQYYPVTLDPNTAHPRLHLSDDLTTVERRPQKSLLPDNPERFDVWACVLGSEGFNSGTHCWDVDVGDSEYWELGVIRESEWRKGGRVWESVWRLGYSKITGKYWTYCPGQKDHYFTPTEKVQRVRVQLDWDRGKVTFTDLLTSSHLHTITHTFTDTVFPLFCSYSSSPMRILPAKISVTSKVNVALN, from the exons atggctgctacaaacattctgtcagaagaagagttttcatgtcctgtgtgctgtgacatcttcagggatcctgttatactgtcatgtagccacagtgtgtgtaaaacctgtctgcagcagttctgggaaaccaaggggtctcaagaatgtccagtttgtaggaGAAGATCTTCAAGAGATTATCCTCCCTGTAATCGTGCACTAAAGAACCTGTGTGAGGCTTTTCTAACGAGCAGGAGTCAGAGAtcttcagcagggtctgaggtgctctgcagtctgcacaatgagaaactcaaagtcttctgtctggaggaccagcagcctgtgtgtgtggtgtgtcagatttcaaaggcacataaaactcacaactgctgtccagtagaggaagctgtgtgtgactttaag aacaaactcaagacctcactggagtctctacagcagcatctgaaggtcttagaggaagataaacaagtctgtgagaaaacagcagcccacattaag tatcaggcccagcacacagagaggcagataaaggaggagtttgagaagatccaccagtttctaagagatgaagaagcagcaagaatagctgcactgaaggaggaagaggagcagaagagtcacatgatgaggaggaagattgaggagatgagtggagaaatagcatctctttcagatcaaatcagaaacacagagaaggatatggaagctgagaacatcctgttcttacta AATGTGTCATCCACATTGAAACA agttcatcacaccccaaaggaacatgagaaggtgtcaggagctccgatcaatgtagcaaaacatcattccaacctgaagttcagagtctgggagagaatgcagaagattctccagtact accctgttactctggaccccaacactgcacatccacgcctccacctgtctgatgatctcactactgtagaacgcagaccacagaaatcactgcttcctgataatccagagagatttgatgtgtgggcgtgtgtcctgggctctgagggctttaactcagggacacactgctgggatgttgatgttggagacagtgaaTACTGGGAactgggtgtaattagagagtctgaatggagaaagggagggagggtcTGGGAGTCAGTGTGGCGTCTGGGCTACAGTAAAATCACTGGTAAATACTGGACATACTGCCCAGGACAGAAAGATCACTACTTCACACCTACAGAGAaagtgcagagggtcagagttcagctggactgggacagggggaaagtgacattcactgatcttctaaccagttcacacctgcacactataacacacacttttactgacacTGTTTTCCCATTATTCTGCAGTTACAGTTCCTCTCCTATGAGGATCTTACCAGCAAAGATATCAGTAACCAGCAAAGTTAATGTTGCCTTGAATTAA